In Rhodamnia argentea isolate NSW1041297 chromosome 1, ASM2092103v1, whole genome shotgun sequence, the genomic window CACTTACCTTAAAGAAGATTAAGGACTATTTTGATTGGCAGCAGCATGTTTAGTAATGTCTTAGCTTTCTGCTTTAGCTTCCTTCAGTCTACGAGTATCAATTCTTTGGGCTTTTGATGCTCTGCAATGACAGCTTTCCTGGCAAGAAAAGACACGAGGAGGATAGTTCTGATGTTTCAGCTGAAGGTTCACACCGTGTAAAGCTGGTAAATTGTTCATTcctgttctctttcttttggttgATGTAGTTTCTTACCTTGTCTATGTCCTGCTGAACAATCATGCTATAACTTTACTTCAATTGCCGAGTGTGTTGTGTACTGTTTTCGCAATGATATGCTCGATCTATTAGCCCTTGTAAGTTGAAACTCTCTGTAACAGGACGTGGGTTACATGACGGACACGATCGAAAGCAAGGCGAAGCCTTCAACCACCGGCATTAAAGTCCATAGTGCTCTAAAGCGAGAGGTCGGAACCAGAAATTGCATTGCTGTGGCTGCTCAAGCTGTGACATTTCGTTCTCCTGTTACTTACTACTCCTTCACCTGTCTTTCATGCAGATTTTGCAGCTTGAGAAAAGACTAAAGGACCAGCTCAACGAGCGCCATGCTCTGGAGAAGGCACTCGGTTTGAAGAGTTCATCCTCCCATGGCGATCCAAGTCACGACGCCTCGATGCCTAAGGTAATCATTTCTAGCTTTCTTATGCATTAACTTTTTTGCTTATGTTATTGATTGTCATCACGCAAGACTATTGCAGACTTGGTTTGACAAATCTTGACCTTGTTGAGCAAGTTTGGTTTTCTGGGCATAATTATCTGATATTTGGTTCTTGTTTGAGGTCCAGCCAGTGGCGGAATTGATTAAGGAAATAGCGATTCTAGAGTATGAAGTGATGTACTTGGAACAATACCTCCTCTCCTTGTACCGAAAGGCTTTCAATCAACAGATCCCTCCCTTGCCTCCTTCTAATAAGGAGAAAAGGATAGAATCGCCACTAGAAACCCCGAGAGGGAGTGTCCTAGAACTTCCTAGGCATAATAGTGTCGCACTGCAAGGAAAGAACGCGGTGGTCCAATCTGGTCGCGAGTCGCTCACTAGGCCGTCAAAGGATTATGAAGAGAAACCATTTGATTCCATGCACCGTTGTCGCTCCTCGCTCTTAGAGCGGTTGGTGCGAACCTCTCCTCAGGCAGAGTCCGCGGCTAAAGCTCTACGTCCCTGTCAGTCTCAACCGGTTTCAATGATGGAGGCAAGTTTCAAAGCATCTCTGTTTTTGTACAGTTGATTAAGCTCCTTTTAGACTAACTTTACCTCTTTGTTTTACTAGAAAACCACTGTGCTTGAAATGcttttgctccaaaacattttctGTGTTCTGACTTTGATAATATTGTCAGCAGTATGCTCAGAATACTCCCCTCAGGGTAGTTAGTTTGGCAGAACATCTCGGTGCCAGGATTTCCGACCATGTTCCAGAAACACTGAACAAGCTCTCCGAGGATATGGTCAAGTGCATGTCAGGCATCTATTGCAAACTCGCAGACTCGCCCCTAACGCATAACAGCCTCTCATCTCCTGGCTCATCGTTGTCGTTGGCGAGCGCTTTCTCTCCGCGAGATCAGTTGGAATCATGGAGTCCCGGGTTCGGGAACAGCTCTTCCTTCGATGTGTGCTTAGAT contains:
- the LOC115740177 gene encoding uncharacterized protein LOC115740177 isoform X2, encoding MTSVHKRSNSFPGKKRHEEDSSDVSAEGSHRVKLDVGYMTDTIESKAKPSTTGIKVHSALKREILQLEKRLKDQLNERHALEKALGLKSSSSHGDPSHDASMPKPVAELIKEIAILEYEVMYLEQYLLSLYRKAFNQQIPPLPPSNKEKRIESPLETPRGSVLELPRHNSVALQGKNAVVQSGRESLTRPSKDYEEKPFDSMHRCRSSLLERLVRTSPQAESAAKALRPCQSQPVSMMEYAQNTPLRVVSLAEHLGARISDHVPETLNKLSEDMVKCMSGIYCKLADSPLTHNSLSSPGSSLSLASAFSPRDQLESWSPGFGNSSSFDVCLDNPFHVDGLKDFSGPYSTMIEVAWLHRDSQKLGDIEDSLRNFRSLISRLEEVDPRKLKHEEKLAFWINIHNALVMHAFLAYGIPQNNGKRILLLLKAAYNVGGHTISAGTIQSSILGCRLSRPGQWLRLLLSMRSKFKTGDPRQAYAVKQSEPLLHFALCCGSHSDPAVRLYTPKRVFQELETAKDEYIRATFGVRKDQKILLPKVVESFAKDSGLSPAGVVEMIQLSLPESFRKTFKRCQLSKSRKNVEWIPHNFGFRYLITKELVK
- the LOC115740177 gene encoding uncharacterized protein LOC115740177 isoform X1; amino-acid sequence: MTSVHKRSNSFPGKKRHEEDSSDVSAEGSHRVKLDVGYMTDTIESKAKPSTTGIKVHSALKREILQLEKRLKDQLNERHALEKALGLKSSSSHGDPSHDASMPKPVAELIKEIAILEYEVMYLEQYLLSLYRKAFNQQIPPLPPSNKEKRIESPLETPRGSVLELPRHNSVALQGKNAVVQSGRESLTRPSKDYEEKPFDSMHRCRSSLLERLVRTSPQAESAAKALRPCQSQPVSMMEQYAQNTPLRVVSLAEHLGARISDHVPETLNKLSEDMVKCMSGIYCKLADSPLTHNSLSSPGSSLSLASAFSPRDQLESWSPGFGNSSSFDVCLDNPFHVDGLKDFSGPYSTMIEVAWLHRDSQKLGDIEDSLRNFRSLISRLEEVDPRKLKHEEKLAFWINIHNALVMHAFLAYGIPQNNGKRILLLLKAAYNVGGHTISAGTIQSSILGCRLSRPGQWLRLLLSMRSKFKTGDPRQAYAVKQSEPLLHFALCCGSHSDPAVRLYTPKRVFQELETAKDEYIRATFGVRKDQKILLPKVVESFAKDSGLSPAGVVEMIQLSLPESFRKTFKRCQLSKSRKNVEWIPHNFGFRYLITKELVK